The Niallia alba genome includes a window with the following:
- a CDS encoding Gfo/Idh/MocA family protein: MLKIAVIGLGDISGIHLAAILANPKAELVAVSDIDETRREIVQGVNFYTDYQEMLEQESLDCVHICLPHYLHYPVTKACVEKGIHVFQEKPLALNTEEGLKLVRLEEANQKVKIGVCFQNRLNETVEKLQQIIHSNEYGQIVGIKGIVTWARPKSYYDKKPWRGKLDLAGGGVMINQSIHTLDLMQLFGGEVATIRGSVDQLLDYGIETEDTATAKIVFENGANGFFFATNANGNNSSVELQIIFENQKLTIKDNRLTMLDENGKKVMIEEDTKLDGSKFYYGASHTKLIDTFYTCIIANSQDYIHAKDALPSLQMIDAIIQSSNEKREIRIDDILISNRSLGDM; the protein is encoded by the coding sequence ATGTTAAAAATAGCTGTGATTGGTCTCGGCGATATTTCCGGTATTCATCTCGCTGCTATACTAGCAAATCCAAAAGCTGAGTTAGTGGCAGTTAGTGATATCGATGAAACGCGTAGGGAGATTGTTCAGGGGGTTAATTTTTATACAGACTATCAAGAAATGCTTGAACAGGAGTCTTTGGATTGTGTACATATATGTTTGCCGCATTATCTTCATTATCCTGTAACAAAGGCTTGTGTAGAAAAAGGTATCCATGTGTTTCAAGAAAAACCATTGGCCTTAAATACAGAAGAAGGGCTTAAATTAGTGAGACTAGAAGAAGCTAACCAAAAGGTAAAAATAGGTGTATGCTTCCAAAATCGTTTGAATGAAACGGTGGAAAAACTGCAGCAAATTATCCATTCAAATGAATATGGGCAAATCGTTGGAATAAAAGGAATTGTTACTTGGGCAAGACCTAAATCCTATTATGACAAGAAACCGTGGCGAGGAAAATTAGACCTGGCTGGTGGAGGAGTAATGATTAATCAATCGATTCATACACTGGATTTAATGCAGCTTTTTGGAGGAGAAGTAGCAACGATAAGAGGATCTGTTGATCAGCTTCTTGATTATGGGATTGAAACAGAAGATACAGCAACGGCTAAAATTGTATTTGAAAACGGAGCAAACGGCTTCTTTTTTGCAACAAATGCAAATGGAAATAATTCCAGTGTTGAACTTCAAATCATTTTTGAAAATCAAAAATTAACAATTAAGGACAATAGGTTAACGATGCTAGATGAAAATGGCAAAAAGGTCATGATAGAAGAAGATACAAAGCTGGATGGCTCGAAATTCTATTATGGAGCGAGTCATACAAAACTAATTGATACATTCTATACTTGCATTATAGCGAATAGCCAAGATTATATTCACGCTAAAGATGCGCTTCCTTCCTTGCAAATGATTGATGCTATTATCCAATCGTCTAATGAAAAAAGGGAAATTAGAATAGATGATATTCTTATTTCAAATAGAAGCCTAGGAGATATGTAG
- a CDS encoding sugar phosphate isomerase/epimerase family protein, producing the protein MEYKFAAQLFTLREELKRGIAPVFKELKEMGWDGVQLSALPAGYDPVEVAKALQENNLGTAGIHVSIDRLENDLNQVVEEVTLYNTKDIVCPFLPEDVRNQDGYEKIKALLNEVAKKAPEFRISYHNHAFEFDTEIDGKSALEYLLEPTSENKIFAEIDVFWVKKAGKDPLQFLKSYAERMPIIHLKDMTNDERQTFAEVGTGVIDFVPILNWCRSSGVEWYAVEQDICPGDPMDSLQISLKNLNQLTKPLQ; encoded by the coding sequence ATGGAATATAAGTTTGCTGCACAATTGTTTACATTAAGAGAGGAATTAAAAAGAGGGATTGCCCCTGTATTTAAAGAGTTGAAAGAGATGGGCTGGGACGGAGTTCAATTGTCTGCATTGCCTGCTGGTTATGACCCAGTCGAGGTGGCAAAAGCTTTACAGGAAAACAATTTAGGAACGGCGGGGATACATGTCTCTATCGATCGTTTAGAAAATGATCTTAATCAGGTGGTGGAGGAGGTAACGTTATATAACACAAAAGATATAGTTTGCCCCTTTTTACCAGAAGATGTAAGAAATCAAGATGGATATGAGAAGATAAAGGCGCTTTTAAATGAAGTGGCGAAGAAGGCACCAGAATTTCGCATAAGTTATCATAATCACGCATTTGAATTTGACACGGAAATAGATGGGAAATCAGCGTTGGAGTATTTGCTAGAGCCAACGTCTGAAAATAAAATTTTTGCTGAGATAGATGTGTTTTGGGTGAAAAAAGCCGGAAAAGATCCATTGCAATTTCTTAAAAGCTATGCAGAGAGAATGCCAATCATTCATTTAAAAGACATGACGAATGATGAAAGACAAACTTTTGCAGAGGTTGGTACAGGGGTAATTGATTTTGTTCCTATTCTAAATTGGTGCAGAAGCTCTGGAGTCGAATGGTATGCAGTAGAACAAGATATTTGTCCGGGGGATCCGATGGATAGTCTCCAAATAAGTTTAAAGAACCTTAACCAATTAACAAAACCTTTACAGTAG
- a CDS encoding Gfo/Idh/MocA family protein encodes MANVKIGIIGIGNMGSSHAVYLNNREIEGAELTAVCDSNPERLQWAKETLGENVQTFDHVDRFLEFADMDGVIIATPHYDHPPLAIKSLQKGFHVLVEKPVGVYTKNVRELNEIARKSDKVFGIMFNQRTNPLYQKLRDLVESGEVGEIKRTNWIITDWYRSQSYYDSGGWRATWAGEGGGVLLNQDPHQLDLWQWTSGLMPKRVRAFCGFGKFHNIEVEDDVTAYVEYENGATGVFVTSTGDSPGTNRYEISGDRGKVVVEDGKLTFWRLRQSEREFNKEYKGGFGEPECWKIDIPIHGEATQHKGITANWVNAIRNGTALLGPGEEGIKGLEISNAMHLSAWLDDWVELPINEDLFYSKLQERINSSTFTKKKETNLTLDVKGSH; translated from the coding sequence TTGGCTAATGTCAAAATAGGAATTATCGGTATTGGTAATATGGGAAGTTCGCATGCTGTGTATCTAAATAATCGAGAAATTGAAGGGGCAGAATTAACTGCTGTGTGTGACAGTAATCCAGAACGATTACAATGGGCAAAAGAAACATTAGGGGAAAATGTTCAGACGTTTGATCATGTTGATCGCTTTTTGGAGTTTGCTGACATGGATGGGGTTATCATTGCAACACCTCATTATGATCATCCGCCATTAGCAATCAAATCCCTACAAAAAGGTTTTCATGTCTTAGTAGAAAAGCCTGTTGGTGTATATACAAAAAATGTGCGTGAATTAAATGAGATTGCTAGAAAAAGTGATAAGGTATTTGGAATTATGTTTAATCAACGAACAAATCCTTTATATCAAAAGCTAAGAGATCTTGTGGAAAGTGGAGAAGTCGGTGAAATCAAACGAACAAACTGGATTATCACGGATTGGTACCGTTCACAGAGCTATTATGATTCAGGTGGCTGGAGAGCTACATGGGCTGGAGAAGGAGGCGGCGTTCTTTTAAATCAAGATCCCCATCAGCTGGATTTATGGCAATGGACGAGTGGATTGATGCCAAAGCGAGTTCGGGCGTTTTGTGGATTTGGGAAATTTCATAATATTGAAGTGGAAGATGATGTAACCGCTTATGTCGAATATGAAAATGGTGCAACAGGGGTTTTTGTTACATCAACAGGTGACTCGCCTGGAACTAATCGTTATGAAATTTCGGGTGATCGGGGAAAAGTAGTGGTAGAGGATGGGAAATTAACATTTTGGAGATTAAGACAATCGGAAAGGGAATTCAATAAAGAGTATAAAGGTGGATTTGGCGAACCAGAATGCTGGAAAATCGATATTCCCATTCATGGGGAAGCGACACAGCATAAAGGCATCACCGCAAATTGGGTGAATGCTATTCGCAATGGGACAGCATTACTTGGACCTGGAGAAGAAGGGATTAAAGGGTTAGAAATCTCTAATGCGATGCATTTGTCTGCATGGCTGGATGATTGGGTCGAACTGCCAATCAATGAAGACCTATTTTATTCCAAACTACAAGAAAGAATTAATTCATCTACGTTTACAAAGAAAAAAGAGACCAATTTAACGTTAGATGTGAAAGGATCTCATTAA
- a CDS encoding sugar phosphate isomerase/epimerase family protein, producing MKLAFTTLGCPDWDLERIIKNAVENGYNGIDFRGLLGELDIYKLKEFSSNVKETVRQFKEASLEIPCFSSSVKLVTQSQEEYDRYIEELRQYALLCKEFNTPYIRVFGGAIGKWKREEAIGIAEKNVHDYLALVEKYNVKLLLETHDDWTDSRNVRELVQRVSSNHFLVLWDIHHPYRTIGEKPETTWDNLGEWVCYTHWKDSYVKKETKRGYQLCLLGEGDIPLPDIMALLKDNEYDGYFTLEWEKKWCPELEEPEIAFKQFSKYMKNILI from the coding sequence ATGAAATTAGCATTTACGACATTAGGGTGTCCTGATTGGGACTTAGAGAGAATTATCAAAAATGCGGTGGAAAATGGTTATAATGGTATTGATTTTCGTGGGCTTCTGGGGGAACTTGATATATACAAACTGAAAGAATTTTCATCAAATGTAAAAGAAACGGTTCGCCAGTTTAAGGAAGCTTCTTTAGAAATTCCTTGTTTTTCAAGTTCGGTAAAACTGGTTACCCAGTCACAGGAAGAATATGATAGATATATAGAGGAATTAAGACAGTACGCCCTGTTATGTAAAGAATTCAACACCCCATATATCCGTGTATTTGGTGGAGCGATTGGAAAATGGAAGAGAGAGGAAGCAATCGGAATTGCAGAGAAGAACGTGCATGATTACCTTGCCCTTGTAGAGAAATATAATGTCAAACTTCTGTTAGAAACACATGATGATTGGACAGATAGTAGAAATGTAAGAGAACTTGTTCAAAGAGTTTCCTCTAACCATTTTCTTGTATTATGGGATATTCATCATCCGTATCGAACAATTGGAGAAAAACCAGAGACTACATGGGATAATCTTGGGGAATGGGTTTGCTATACACATTGGAAGGACTCCTATGTAAAGAAAGAGACGAAAAGAGGCTATCAACTTTGTCTTTTAGGGGAAGGAGATATACCTCTGCCGGATATAATGGCTCTATTAAAGGACAATGAGTATGATGGCTACTTTACATTAGAATGGGAAAAAAAGTGGTGTCCAGAGTTGGAAGAGCCGGAAATTGCATTTAAGCAGTTTAGTAAGTATATGAAAAATATTCTTATATAA
- a CDS encoding sugar phosphate isomerase/epimerase family protein: MKFGCCAAIDQAEALYEAGYDFIECTVVSLLPEESEDVFKNIVKKYQESPIPIEAFNILLPSDLKIVGESVNHQRVKDYLTSALERVHRIGAKTIVFGSGGARTFPKGYPKEKGEEQIAIFLSTVADIAEQLNLTIVIEPLNRKESNVINSIPEAVEWTKKLKRKSLKSLADFYHMVEENEPLAHLYEQRDFIHHIHVADSNRLAPGTGTYPYSEFASIIHKANYDSRISIECNWRNFEEEIGQALDYLKKQFSFE, from the coding sequence ATGAAGTTCGGTTGTTGCGCTGCTATTGATCAGGCAGAGGCGCTATATGAAGCAGGTTATGATTTTATTGAATGTACGGTTGTTTCCCTTTTGCCAGAAGAAAGCGAAGATGTTTTCAAAAATATAGTAAAAAAATATCAGGAATCACCTATTCCGATTGAAGCGTTTAATATTCTTCTGCCAAGCGATTTGAAAATCGTCGGTGAAAGTGTGAATCATCAGCGAGTGAAAGATTATCTAACATCAGCTTTAGAACGGGTGCATCGAATTGGAGCCAAAACTATTGTATTTGGAAGCGGGGGTGCTAGAACCTTCCCAAAAGGCTATCCAAAAGAAAAAGGGGAAGAGCAAATAGCGATATTTTTATCGACAGTAGCAGATATTGCGGAACAGCTAAACTTAACAATTGTGATTGAACCACTTAACAGAAAAGAATCGAATGTAATTAACAGTATTCCTGAGGCTGTTGAATGGACAAAGAAATTAAAGCGAAAATCATTAAAATCATTAGCTGATTTCTATCATATGGTAGAAGAAAACGAACCACTTGCCCATCTTTATGAACAGAGGGATTTTATTCATCATATACATGTTGCCGATTCTAATAGATTAGCTCCAGGTACTGGTACGTATCCATACTCAGAGTTTGCTAGCATTATACATAAAGCGAACTATGATAGCAGAATCTCCATCGAATGTAATTGGCGAAACTTTGAAGAAGAAATTGGGCAAGCACTTGATTATTTAAAAAAGCAGTTTTCTTTCGAATAA
- a CDS encoding cell wall hydrolase, which translates to MKKLKKLIVAAGLVLSISAFTLIDQAEAATNRTIQSGDTYWKVATGFGIPVSDLMKANKNKPLITGQNMILPNATVSPADKDLMARLVRAEAVGEPYAGKVAVAVVVLNRVKSDQFPNNIRSVIYEKSNGYYAFTPVQNGEINKAADAESKRAVNEAIALGGQGNGSLYFFNPKTATSNWILTREVTVTIGNHRFAR; encoded by the coding sequence TTGAAGAAATTAAAGAAGCTGATAGTAGCCGCTGGATTAGTGTTATCTATTTCAGCATTTACATTAATAGATCAAGCAGAGGCCGCAACCAATCGAACGATACAATCTGGGGACACTTATTGGAAAGTGGCAACAGGTTTTGGGATTCCTGTAAGTGATTTAATGAAAGCTAATAAGAATAAACCTTTAATTACGGGTCAAAATATGATTCTACCAAATGCAACAGTTTCACCAGCCGATAAAGATTTAATGGCGCGACTAGTACGTGCTGAGGCAGTTGGTGAACCTTACGCTGGGAAGGTTGCAGTGGCAGTTGTTGTCTTGAATCGTGTAAAAAGCGATCAATTTCCGAACAACATTCGTAGTGTAATCTATGAAAAATCAAATGGGTATTATGCCTTTACACCAGTTCAAAATGGAGAAATTAATAAGGCAGCGGATGCAGAATCAAAAAGAGCGGTTAATGAAGCAATTGCTTTAGGTGGACAAGGGAATGGTTCTCTTTATTTCTTTAATCCTAAAACAGCTACAAGTAACTGGATTTTAACACGTGAAGTAACTGTTACCATTGGAAATCACCGTTTTGCTAGATAA
- a CDS encoding beta/alpha barrel domain-containing protein, translated as MKDTLVIGGEEFTSRLFVGTGKFANHQQMEEVLEKSNTEVVTVALRRVDIEAKEENILNNIPANMRLMPNTSGARTADEAVRIARLAKAIGMGNWVKIEVISDHKYLLPDIL; from the coding sequence ATGAAGGATACACTTGTAATTGGTGGAGAAGAATTTACTAGTAGACTATTTGTTGGAACAGGTAAATTTGCAAATCATCAGCAAATGGAGGAAGTACTTGAGAAATCGAATACGGAGGTTGTGACAGTAGCTCTTCGCAGAGTAGATATAGAGGCAAAGGAGGAAAACATTTTGAATAATATTCCAGCTAATATGAGATTAATGCCAAATACATCAGGTGCAAGAACTGCGGACGAAGCTGTACGAATTGCAAGGCTAGCAAAAGCAATCGGTATGGGTAACTGGGTTAAGATTGAGGTTATTTCCGATCACAAATATTTATTACCAGATATATTGTAG
- a CDS encoding radical SAM protein: MRLFPITNIYYQIYCSFSFTNPFPRRRLTLEEIQKEAQVIADMGIKHIILLTGESRLHASVEYLKESLTVLKQYFSSIAIEIQPLDENDYKELVDDGIDGLTVYQEVYNEGIYREIHKKGPKRNFRYRLETPERGAKAGMRSLNVGALLGLDDWRKECFLTGAHASYLHI, translated from the coding sequence TTGAGGTTATTTCCGATCACAAATATTTATTACCAGATATATTGTAGCTTTAGTTTTACAAATCCATTCCCTCGAAGGCGTTTAACGCTTGAGGAAATTCAAAAGGAAGCTCAAGTTATTGCAGATATGGGGATTAAACACATTATTTTATTGACCGGGGAATCCCGCCTTCATGCATCGGTTGAATATTTAAAAGAAAGCTTAACCGTATTAAAACAATATTTTTCCTCTATTGCTATCGAGATTCAGCCTTTAGATGAAAACGATTATAAAGAGTTAGTAGATGATGGTATTGATGGATTAACAGTTTATCAAGAAGTATACAATGAAGGTATTTATCGAGAAATTCATAAAAAAGGACCAAAGCGAAACTTTAGATATCGTCTAGAAACTCCAGAAAGAGGGGCCAAGGCTGGAATGCGTTCATTAAATGTTGGGGCATTATTAGGCTTAGATGATTGGAGAAAAGAATGTTTTTTAACAGGTGCCCATGCTAGCTATTTACATATTTAG
- a CDS encoding serine/threonine-protein kinase: MKWSYLTRWYFDRPLKAGTRLNTYEVEKCLGLGAYGMIYLCKDTRLGKKYVIKQLRPSKGRKQQEHDRFKDEIQLLSKISHHLVPSLTGEFSIENQHYYVMEYVEGDNIEDLLFFYNRKFTELDALNMMKQLLSIIKYLHQHNIFHTDIRPPNVIVHQGKVHLIDFGLAKQVSERDKNISNYRQDDYYDFGQMILFLLYSTFKGKKSKRRTWIEELSLHPATIKFLKKLLGISDPFANMVEIEKDLEAAIGILQEN; this comes from the coding sequence TTGAAATGGAGTTACTTAACTCGGTGGTACTTTGATCGGCCACTGAAGGCTGGAACAAGATTGAATACATATGAAGTCGAAAAATGCTTGGGATTAGGTGCGTATGGAATGATTTATTTGTGCAAGGATACTCGTTTAGGCAAAAAATACGTCATCAAACAATTACGTCCAAGTAAGGGGAGAAAACAGCAAGAACACGATCGTTTTAAAGATGAAATACAATTATTGAGCAAAATAAGTCATCACTTGGTTCCTTCCTTAACTGGTGAATTTAGTATAGAGAACCAGCATTATTATGTGATGGAATATGTAGAGGGAGATAATATAGAAGATTTATTATTTTTTTATAATAGAAAGTTTACAGAATTAGATGCGTTAAATATGATGAAACAACTTCTTTCTATTATAAAGTATTTACATCAACATAATATTTTTCATACAGATATTAGACCACCAAATGTTATCGTCCATCAAGGAAAAGTGCATTTAATTGACTTTGGACTTGCTAAACAAGTATCTGAAAGGGATAAGAATATAAGCAATTATCGACAAGATGATTACTACGATTTTGGCCAGATGATTTTGTTTTTGTTGTATTCTACGTTTAAAGGGAAGAAAAGCAAGCGGCGTACATGGATAGAGGAATTAAGCTTGCATCCTGCAACCATAAAATTCCTCAAAAAACTATTGGGAATTTCTGATCCATTTGCCAATATGGTTGAAATTGAAAAAGACTTAGAGGCTGCGATTGGAATATTACAAGAAAATTAA
- a CDS encoding LLM class flavin-dependent oxidoreductase, with translation MKYGFWLPIFGGWLRNVEDEKMPPTFEYAKEVIQSAEKWGYDTTLIAELYLNDIKGPEKDSLEAWSTAAALAAVTEKIEIMTAIRPGFHNPAVAAKMAANIDHISNGRFTLNVVSAWWEQEAKQYGGIFTEHDDRYERTQEFIDILKGLWSEETFSYKGKYYEISNTKLSPKPIQKPNPILYAGGESPKGKEIIAKNCDAYVMHGGTVGEIAVKIKGMQEERQQYGNTPFSSFGMAAYVVCRDTEEEAQKEIERITDVKESSAYAGFDDFVNKSQLEQQIKLYDYSVSNRGLRPNLIGTPEQIAKKILDYEEVGVDLLLLQFSPQLEEMKNFSEKVMPLVERLRKEREVTG, from the coding sequence ATGAAATATGGATTTTGGCTTCCTATTTTTGGAGGATGGTTAAGAAATGTAGAAGATGAAAAGATGCCTCCAACGTTTGAATATGCAAAAGAAGTTATTCAAAGCGCAGAGAAATGGGGCTACGATACTACTTTAATAGCTGAACTATATTTAAACGATATTAAAGGACCTGAAAAGGATTCTCTAGAAGCATGGTCAACAGCCGCGGCTTTAGCTGCTGTGACGGAAAAAATCGAAATTATGACAGCTATCAGACCAGGTTTTCATAATCCTGCAGTGGCAGCAAAAATGGCAGCCAATATCGATCATATTAGCAATGGAAGATTTACGTTAAATGTTGTTTCAGCATGGTGGGAGCAGGAAGCGAAACAATATGGTGGCATCTTCACAGAGCATGATGATCGCTATGAAAGAACACAAGAATTTATTGATATTTTAAAGGGTTTATGGTCAGAAGAAACCTTTAGCTATAAAGGAAAATACTATGAGATTTCAAATACAAAATTATCACCAAAGCCGATTCAAAAACCTAATCCAATCCTGTATGCAGGTGGAGAAAGTCCAAAAGGGAAAGAGATTATTGCCAAAAATTGTGATGCCTATGTGATGCATGGTGGAACAGTGGGAGAAATTGCGGTAAAAATAAAAGGAATGCAGGAAGAAAGACAGCAATATGGAAACACGCCATTTTCTTCTTTTGGAATGGCTGCTTATGTTGTTTGCCGTGATACAGAAGAGGAAGCGCAAAAAGAGATAGAGAGAATTACCGATGTAAAAGAGTCATCAGCTTATGCAGGCTTCGATGATTTCGTTAATAAATCTCAACTAGAACAACAAATAAAGTTATATGACTACTCTGTTTCCAATCGTGGACTCCGTCCTAATTTAATCGGAACACCTGAACAAATAGCGAAAAAAATCCTAGATTATGAGGAAGTCGGAGTTGATTTATTGCTTTTGCAATTTTCTCCACAGCTTGAGGAAATGAAAAACTTTTCCGAAAAAGTTATGCCATTAGTTGAGAGATTAAGAAAAGAAAGAGAAGTGACTGGGTGA
- a CDS encoding ATP-grasp domain-containing protein has translation MSKIYVIHENSEWTVHLTKRLDELNLPYEEWDLSEGSFDLLQEPPEGIFYSRMSASSHTRGHRYAAEYTSAVLEWLESHGRTVVNGSSALKLEVSKAAQYAALQKHGITTPRTLVATGKDHIIAAAKQLGNPCFITKHNRAGKGLGVRLFHSINELESYVEGPEFEEPVDGITLIQQYIETPDQSITRCEFVGGKFVYAVKVDTAGGFELCPADACQIDDLFCPVGEQVEEKPNFTIQQGFNEPIIEKYEQFLASQGILVAGIEFMKDQSGTIYTYDINTNTNYNADAEKEAGIYGMLQLATYLGDELKSRYGVSK, from the coding sequence ATGAGTAAAATATACGTTATTCATGAAAATAGTGAGTGGACGGTCCATTTAACAAAAAGACTAGATGAATTAAATTTGCCGTATGAGGAATGGGACTTATCAGAAGGTAGTTTCGATTTACTCCAAGAGCCGCCGGAAGGGATTTTCTATAGTAGGATGAGTGCTTCTTCGCATACTCGGGGTCACCGTTATGCTGCTGAATATACATCGGCTGTATTGGAATGGCTAGAATCTCATGGAAGAACGGTAGTAAATGGCAGTAGCGCTTTAAAGTTAGAGGTGAGTAAAGCAGCTCAATATGCTGCCTTACAAAAGCATGGAATTACAACTCCGAGAACGTTGGTGGCAACTGGTAAAGATCATATTATTGCCGCAGCAAAACAGCTTGGCAACCCTTGTTTTATTACAAAGCATAATCGGGCAGGAAAAGGCTTGGGTGTTCGCTTATTCCATTCCATAAATGAACTTGAGTCATATGTGGAAGGACCGGAATTTGAAGAACCAGTCGATGGTATTACCTTAATTCAACAGTATATCGAAACACCAGATCAATCCATTACAAGATGTGAATTTGTTGGTGGGAAATTTGTTTACGCAGTGAAGGTAGATACAGCAGGAGGATTTGAGCTTTGCCCAGCAGATGCATGCCAAATCGATGATCTATTCTGCCCTGTCGGTGAACAAGTGGAAGAAAAACCGAATTTTACTATCCAGCAAGGTTTCAATGAGCCAATCATCGAAAAATATGAACAATTCTTAGCTTCACAAGGAATTTTAGTAGCTGGAATTGAATTCATGAAAGATCAAAGCGGTACTATTTATACGTATGATATTAATACAAATACAAACTACAATGCAGATGCAGAAAAAGAAGCTGGCATATATGGAATGCTTCAATTAGCCACTTATTTAGGGGATGAGTTGAAGAGTAGGTATGGAGTTTCGAAATAA
- a CDS encoding glycine betaine ABC transporter substrate-binding protein, with amino-acid sequence MYLSLLSIVIAIVISVPLGIYLTRHRKIADSIIGIAGVFQTIPSLALLVFLVPFIGTGKLPAIIALTVYGLLPILRNTYLGIVGVERSAIEAGVGMGMTNRQVLWMVELPLSLSVIMGGIRTATVLIIGVATIAGLIGAGGLGDLIFRGLQTYNTGLILAGAIPSALLAIIFDYLLKLLEADVTPQGLHQNKKAKKSRIRIWIVAGLIVLLPLSTVIANFSNAKSAKDTITITGKNFTEQEIMVYIMGHLIEEHTDLQVNYESFLGGTAPAFEGVNTGNYDMYMEYTGTGLLSILKEDMVSDPDEAYEIVKKKFKEDYNLVWLEPFGFNNTYTLTLRKEDAESNNIKTISDLKKMAPELTLGSEPEFLEREDGYPGLIDTYGIEFKNTQAMDSGIMYSAIKNGDVDVIDAFSTDGRIPAFDLQVLEDDQNFFPPYYATPVIRADTLEKHPELEKVLGMLVGKIDNEKMQELNARVDIDKEQYEDVAVEFLKEEGLIE; translated from the coding sequence ATGTATCTTTCTCTTCTTTCGATTGTTATTGCAATCGTGATTTCCGTTCCTCTAGGAATCTATTTAACTCGCCACAGAAAAATCGCTGACTCCATCATTGGAATAGCGGGTGTATTTCAAACTATACCAAGTTTGGCATTACTAGTATTTTTAGTACCATTCATCGGAACCGGTAAACTTCCAGCCATTATTGCTTTAACTGTTTATGGTCTGTTGCCGATTTTACGCAATACATATCTAGGAATTGTTGGAGTAGAAAGATCAGCAATCGAAGCAGGCGTCGGCATGGGTATGACCAATCGTCAAGTGCTTTGGATGGTTGAATTACCATTATCTCTAAGCGTCATTATGGGAGGAATCCGAACCGCAACTGTCCTAATTATTGGTGTGGCAACGATAGCTGGACTAATTGGTGCAGGCGGACTAGGAGATTTAATCTTCCGTGGCTTACAAACATATAATACAGGTCTTATCCTTGCTGGAGCTATTCCTTCTGCACTCTTGGCGATTATATTTGATTATTTGTTAAAACTTTTAGAAGCAGACGTTACGCCACAGGGCCTGCATCAAAATAAAAAAGCAAAAAAAAGCCGGATTCGCATCTGGATTGTTGCAGGATTAATCGTACTCCTTCCATTATCAACTGTCATTGCAAATTTCAGTAATGCAAAAAGCGCGAAAGATACAATTACAATAACAGGTAAAAATTTCACGGAACAAGAAATCATGGTTTACATCATGGGGCATTTAATCGAGGAGCATACAGATTTACAGGTAAACTATGAATCCTTTCTTGGTGGAACCGCTCCAGCCTTCGAGGGTGTAAACACTGGCAATTATGATATGTACATGGAATATACCGGTACTGGACTATTAAGCATCTTAAAAGAAGATATGGTTAGTGATCCTGATGAAGCATATGAAATTGTCAAAAAGAAATTTAAAGAAGACTACAATTTAGTTTGGTTAGAGCCGTTTGGCTTTAACAACACTTATACATTAACACTTCGCAAAGAAGACGCTGAATCAAACAATATAAAAACAATTTCAGACTTAAAAAAGATGGCACCAGAACTTACTTTAGGATCTGAACCAGAGTTCCTTGAAAGAGAAGATGGTTATCCGGGGCTTATTGATACTTATGGAATAGAATTTAAAAATACTCAGGCAATGGACTCTGGCATCATGTATAGTGCGATTAAAAATGGAGATGTGGATGTCATTGACGCTTTTTCAACCGACGGTCGCATCCCGGCTTTTGATTTACAGGTACTGGAGGATGATCAAAACTTCTTCCCTCCTTACTATGCTACACCGGTAATTAGAGCAGATACATTAGAAAAGCATCCAGAATTAGAAAAAGTATTAGGCATGCTTGTCGGAAAAATTGATAATGAAAAAATGCAAGAACTAAATGCACGAGTAGATATTGATAAAGAGCAATATGAAGATGTTGCTGTGGAGTTTTTGAAAGAGGAAGGGTTAATTGAATAG